DNA from Syntrophorhabdales bacterium:
ATGCCGCCTCGCGGCAGTATCGCCCTGATGTCACAGTCTGGCGCTTTGTGCACCTCCATTCTTGATATCGCGCTCGCAGAGGACGTCGGCTTTTCACACTTCGTGAGCCTCGGGAACAAGGCGGACTTGAACGAGATCGATTTTCTCGAAGCCTGGGCTGACATGCCCGAGGCAAGGGTCGTTCTGGCATACCTGGAGGGCATCACGGATGGAGCCCGGTTCATCGAAGTGGCAAAACGGTTCACGAAACAGAAACCGATAATTGCCATTAAGGCAGGAGTGACCAGCAGCGGCTCGCGCGCTGTGAGCAGCCACACCGGCGCTCTGGCTGGAAGCGAGCGCGCTTACGAGGCGGCGTTCAAACAGGCGGGCGTGATCCGGGCAAGTTCCATCGATGAACTCTTCGACTACGCGATCGCGTTTGCCCGTCAACCGCTGCCGCGCAATGATAGTGTCGTCATCGTCACAAACGCCGGAGGTCCGGGCATCATGGCCACAGACGCCATCGAACGGTCCGGTTTAAGGCTCGCCTCTCTGACCAATGAGACAATGGAAGCGTTGCGCAGAGCATTGCCACCGGCTGCAAGCGTACTCAATCCTGTGGATTTGCTGGGCGACGCGTCCACCGACCGTTATCGGTCCGCGCTCAGGCTGGTGCTCGCCGACCCGAATGCCGGTGCGCTCCTCGTGATCGTTACACCCCAGTTCGCCACAAAACTCGACGAGATAGCCGAAGTGGTGGCACAGACAGCGGAGGACATAGAGATACCGGTCTTCACCTGCTTCATGGGGGAAGCTTCTGTCGGTAATGCGGTGAAGACGCTCACACGCCACCACGTGCCAAACTACATGACACCTGAAGGAGCGATCATGGCGCTTGCAGGAATGGTCAGGCAGCGCCAGTGGCGTGAAAAGATCGCTGATCCGTACGAGGTGCTCGATCTGAATACAGAGCGTGTGCTCGAAATTTTTGAGAAGGTCAGGCGGGAAGGAAGAGTGAAGATCGGCGACGCCGAGGCGCGCGCTATCCTGGAAGCCTATCGGATTCCGCTCCCTAAAGCAAAACTCTGCAGAAGTGCGGAGGAAGCAGTCTCTTACGCGCAAGAAATAGGCTTTCCAGTGGTCATGAAGATCGCCTCTCCTGATATACTGCACAAGACTGATATAGGAGGCGTAAGGCTCAATATACAGACAGCAACAGATGTAGCCGATTCCTATGATTTGCTCACCTTCCGCGCAGCGCGCTATATGCCGGAAGCCGAAATATGGGGCTGTCTGGTGCAACAGCAGGTGGTCGGCGGCAAAGAGGTTATTATAGGCATGACGCGCGATCCCCAGTTCGGGCCTCTTGTCATGTTCGGTCTTGGCGGCATCTACGTAGAAGCCCTGAAGGACGTCTCGTTCCGAATTGCTCCCTTTTCGCGGCTGGATGCGCAGGAGATGATGCGGGAAATGAAGTCATTCAGTCTGCTGCAGGGAGTGCGAGGAGAAGCTCCTTCAGACATACATGCAGTGGCAGATATTCTTCTCAGGGTGTCTCAATTGGTTACTGATTTTCCTGATATTCTCGAGCTGGATATCAATCCGCTGATCGTTTTTGAAAATGGTAAAGGCGTCATGGGCATTGACATGAGGCTGGTGCTCGCGGGCTTATGAGCGGACTGAAGCATAGATAACCTTTCGGTAGACCGGCCAAGGAGGTAATCATGGCAATAACAGTCTATGTAACATCAACGGAACGATTTTCAGGAAAGACGGCCTTTTGCGTGGGCCTGCTCCGCTGGCTGAAACAGGCAGGACATACCGTTGGTTACATGAAACCTATAAGCACCTCGGCCCTTGGTACCGGCGATCAGGTAATCGACGAAGATGCGCGATTTATCAAGGCTGTTCTGGGGCTCTCTGAACCGCTGGAAATAATGTCGCCCATTCTCTTTACCGACAAGGATGAAGAGGTCTTGCTCCGAACAACCGATCCGAGTGATTTCGAAGAACGGGTGCGCGCGGCACACGCTGTGGTCGCGGATGGAAAAGATGTGGTTATCATGGAAGGAGGAAGCAGCCTGCGTGAGGGCTGGATCATCAACCTTGCTCCTCCACGCCTCGCAGAACTTCTGGATGCCCATGTCCTGGTAGTGGTGCCCTATGCTGTCGGCCTGCACGCTGTGGATGACCTGCTGGCTGCCCGCTCCTGGCTCGCAGGAAGGCTGCTGGGGGGTGCCATAAATAGTGTTCCCAGGCACCGCATGGATTTCGTCAAAGGCGCCATAGAGCCATTTCTTAACCGCCATTCGCTTCCTGTGTTCGCCGTCGTACCTAAGGAAAAGTCCTTGTTCTCTGTGACCGTCAGCGAGTTGGCCCATGAACTGAACGGTGAAATCCTGTGCTGTACCAAGAGTATAGACGAGCTCGTGGAGAACATGGTCGTGGGTGCCATGGGCGTGGAAAGCGCGCTCTCTCACTTCCGCCGCGTGACAAAGAAAGCTGTCGTTACCGGCGGTGATCGTCCGGACATTCAGATGGCCGCCCTTGAAACATCGACGAGCTGTCTTATCCTGACGGGGGGCATGCCCCCCAATCCCCTGATTATCGGTCGTGCGGAGGACCGGAAGGTGCCGATCATCCTGACCCGGCACGACACTTTTCAGACCGTTGGCATCGCAAGTTCTTTCCTTGGCAAAACACGGTTCCATCAGGAAAAAAAGGTTCCCTATTTCGAGAAGCTGCTCGCCGGGCATATGAACTTCGACGCATTCCTCACAGCCCTGGGTATAAAGACCCACTGATGGCTGATCCTGCAACCATTCCCTGTCTGATTGCCTGCGGCAAATTCTGTTGTGGAGACGGCTGAAGTGTGGCAGACTTTACAGCCGGTGCACAGTTGCCTTCGCTATTACGGTCCTTATGTTCGCGATCTATCAGAGAGGAGGTCCGCATGATTGGAAAAGTCATACTACCGATGTTAGTCTGCCTGCTGGCATTCGCCGGATGCGCAACGCCGCCGCCGGTGAAGCAGGCCATCGTCGACATTGACAAGGGCTACGCCACAAATGCAAAGATGATGGACCAGTACCGAACCCTTGTCCAGAATGTCAACGAGAGGCTCTTTTACTGGAATCGATACATAAGCCAGCGCCTCCTCCTCGACACAGCATTGCGGTCGATGACCGAGGACTACCCTGGCAATACTCCGGCCAGGGTCGACGAAAAAGCGGACCAGCTGGGACCGAAGCTCCTCGGCCTGGTGAATGAACTGAGGCTTGCCGGGCTTCCGGCGTCTAAAGGATCCAGCGGCGCCGTGATCTTTGCAGCAGGCAAACCGGATAATACCGCAGACAAAATAGCCCAGCGTCTTCCCGAAATCGTGAACCGGGTAGTGGAAAAGGTTGATGAGGATTATGTGAATCCGGCCAAAAGAGACATGACCGAATTCGATGCCTACCAGACCAATGTCTCCGCACTCCGACAAGTCAACGGAGCAATAAGGCGATACCTTGAGATAGACGTCACGGTGTCGCCGCAGGACGTGTCGGAGATTGCAGATTCCATAAGACAACTTCGCCGCTAGGGGGTGGCCGATGAGATATTTCGTCTTGTCCTTTCTGTTGCTTTTCACCGCTTTTGGCTGCTCGTCAATCAACAGTCAATCCGTGCGCGACTTGATCCACCTGCAAACAGAGAAGATCGACCAAGCTTCCAAGAACGCTCAGACACTCACCAGTGGTACTGAAGAAGCGATTAAGAATTGGCAGAAGAGTGTGGCCTCCCTCAGCGGGGCTCTTGAAAACCAGAGAAAGATCGAAAGCGTAAACTCGCTTATCTTCTCGGCAAACCGGTCTCTTGCGACTGAAAAAGGCATTAATGCGCACGCCTCACTGTACATGATCGGCCAGGTGTACCTCAAAGATCGCATGGGGTTTGAACAGACGGTGCTCGATCAGTTTGATCAGGACTACGGCGCTTTGAGAACATTGGCCAGGCAGATCGGCGAATCGTGGAAGGCTCTTCAAAAGACGCAACAGGCAGTCGATGATTTTTCGCAAAGATCGTCTCTCGCAAGCGTGGACACAAACCTCGTGCGCTCGCTCATAATCGATTTCAAAGGTGACACCGCGGCAATCGACCAGGTGCTGATACGCTCCACACAGGTGAACGACGCGCTCAGGAAAGCCTCGGGGATGGGGTTACCCCGGGGAAATGAACTTTCAGGAGTGCAGGGGCTGAATGAGGATCTAATCAACCTGCTACAGCAGATCAAGACTAAGAGCCCATAAGCCGGCGGACGATAACCCTGACATTAAAGGAGACCCACATGAGCATCGAATTCAGTTTTAAAGGTGTGAGCGACTTCATGAAACAGAACGCCGACCTTATCGATCAAATCAAGGATACCGGATCGAATCTCTCGTCTCTGGCTGACCAACTGGAAGCAAACCGCAAACAGGCAGACCAACTGTCAGCGAGTATGCAAAAGATCCCGTTCCAGATTGCCAAGGATCAGGGCATTCAGAAAAAGCAGGCCCAACTTCTGTCAGACATTGAAGCAATGAAAGCAAAAATTGATTCTTACAAAGACGATCCGGCTAGCATGGGGCTGTACCAGGCCAAACTTGGTACGCTTTACCAGCAACTTGCAGATACCTATATCCAGGATACAATAAGCAAGATAATCGTTTTCACCCAACCTGAAGTAGACGAGATTCACAACCTGCTCGCAAATGCGACGCTAGATGCGGCTGCGCGTCAGAAGCAGGCCGCTGTGCTTCAAGCGGCGACACAAGTCGGAAAAGTGGTCTTGAAACTGCTGCTAAAGCTGACCGCCTGACAAGGGCAAGGGTCCACTGCATATCTCGACCGTATTGTCGAAGTTTTGCGCAGCTCCGACATTCTCGTACATTCAACGTCCGCCGCACCTGGTTCCCCACGTCTCCCTGCAGCAAGCAAAATGGCCTGAGAAGCCACGATAGCCCTTCCAAATAGGTTTGGCACACGTGTTGCTTAAGCTTATGTCACGAGACAACGGGGGGCCACCAGCAATCTCGATACTCTAAACGCAAAGGAGGAATGCATGAAACATGTAGTGGCAAGTACACTCTCTCTGGCAGTAGCCGCGGCTTTCTTTCTTGTACCTCTCGCCCATGGCCAGTCGACGAATGATCCCGGCATACAGCAGAGGATGCAGAACCAGGACCGAAGGATTGACCAGGGCATCAACAGCGGCCAACTGACGCCGAAGGAGGCAGGCAGGCTGGAGACAGAGCAGGCAAAGATTAAGCAGGATGAACTGAGGGCAAAGTCGGATGGGAATCTCACGCAAAAGGAACGGACAAAGCTGACAAAGGAACAGAACCGGGCAAGTAAGGACATTCACAGGCTTAAACACAACAATCGACACACAGGCACAAACTAGAAAAACAGGCAGCATTGCTAAACCCCAATGAAGCCCTGACTCTCCATCAGTCAGGGCTTTCCCAATACATCTCTTATGTGCGATCTCTCAACACTGAGGCGGATTTCGATGGATAACGAGAAGCTCCGGCGGCTGGTAGTCTTTTTCGGGTAGTGAGGAAAGGGTTTGAGATGCCAGAAGCTCCGAGCCGTGGCGGACACAGGTGTACCTGGCGGTACACCGAGAACAGACGCGGCGAAAGGCGACAAAGCAGACCAGCCTTTAACTCGCCACCCTGGCGATTCAGTCGCGGAAGGTGGCCATCACCGGCGCATGATCACTCGTCCCCACCTCCGTCAAAACCTTACACGAAACCACGCTGTCGAAAAGGGATTGGCTGGCAAGCACGTAATCCAGCCGCCAGCCTATGTTGCGCTGTCTTAAATTGCGCCACGGCGCCCACCACGTGAAAAGCTGATCGTTCAAAGGATCGAGCGCCCGACCAACGTCCACAAGGCCTTGCGAGATGATTCGCTCCAACTGCGCCCTCTCCTCCGGGAGCTGCCCTATAGCCTTCAGCTTCCTCTCCTTAGGGTGGACGTCGATGTCTGCCCGCGTCACATTCAAGTCGCCGCACAAAATAAGCCCGAGACCCTTCCCACAAAAATCCGCCGCCCACTTTTCCAGCGATTCGAGAAAGCTCATCTTGGCAGCGAAGTCCTTACCGCCGTTGGGCACGTATATGGACGCAACCGTTATACCACTCAACCGGAGCGTTACAATCCGGTTCTCAACATCGAAGGCAGGGTGCGAATAAACCGGCTCCGTGCGGCAGATCTCTTTCCTGACGTGAAGAGCAACGCCTGAGTAACCCTTCCCTCCGTGCCAGTAGCACCAGTATTCATCCAGTTCGCTCCCTGTCGCAGGAACCTGCCCCGGCAGGGCCTTGATCTCCTGAAGGCAAAGAACGTCCGGCCGATCGCGAGCAATCCATTCGCAAAGCTGCGCATAACGAGCCCGGATACCATTAACATTCCATGTGGCGATCTTCATCTTTATGCCACTCACCTTTGGCAGTGCCTGTATTTAAATTTATTCTAACAATTCTGATGCGAACAAGAAAGTTTGACGTGAGGATAATGTGCTTGCCGGAAGCGAGGAACTGTGGCAAACTTTTCACCGAACACGCAACGACGGAAGGGGAACGACATTGCAGAGCTGCCGGAATTTCACCTGTTATATGTTTGTCGTACTCTCTATCTTGGGTCAGGTTGGTTTTGGGCTTGCCGCTGCAAAGGATACGTCCGGTAGCGAGAACTGGCGGCGAATCGATGAGACGGTAATTTACAGGAGCAATGCACCGACAAAAGTCATTGTGGTCGGGAACTCGGTGATTGTTCCTGTGACCTTCGTCTATGAAGGCACCCAGGTTGATGCTCAACTCCTGCTTGATACTGGGGCCTCGGGAACAGTTATCAATACTGATATCGCAGACCGTCTGCATATCAATCTGAACGCCGCCAAAGGAATGCGAGGGCGAGTCGTTGGCGGCGATGTCATCGAGGGCTTCCAGATTACAGTGAATCGTCTCATGGTCGGCCCTCACACAAAGGAGAATGCACGAGTCTTTGTGATTCCCCACAAAGGTCCTGCAGCACGGTATGACGGGCTCCTCGGGATGGATGTATTACGCGGCCTCAAATACACGGTCGATTTCGAGAAACAGCTCATTGTATGGGAATAGCCAACCGGCTTCCAACAGCACACCTATTCCTGGGGCTCGCGTCGCCCCCTCCAGTGGCAGAGCCACATGGAGCCTCCTCCTCTCGCGAGCTGTGCTCGCTAGATAGATTTCCACGGACGACGCGAGCTGTCGAGGACTATGCACTTGTGCGTGGGTGGGCGTCTTCTGTCCGCGCACGACGCATGCTGCAAGAGTACCACGGGCTTGCCCCCGTGGGAATCTATTTTCTGACCGGCAATAGCAGCAATAACGACACTACGGAAGCTGACGCTGCGAGGGCAAAGGCATAATAGTAATTCCCGCTCGCATCTATGGTCCAGCCGCTAAGAACAGGAGCGATTACTGATCCCACTCCATGGAAGAGAGTCCAGATTCCAATAATGCTTCCGGAATACCTCCCGGGGAATAGATCGCGTGCAGAGGCCGCATAGACCGCCCAGAGGGTTCCATATCCTATGCCGAATAGAGCCGAGAATATCCACAAAACGGACAACTCACGCGCGTACGCCATCCCGAATGACCCGGAAGCTACCAGCAGTCCGCACAGCATCATAATCCTGATCCTGCCTGTTCTGTCCGAGATATGTGCCAGAATCAGTTTGCCCGTTGCACCTGCTGCTGCCACCACGAATAAAAGGCCAGTGGCAGAGGCGTAGGGTATCATCAATCTCTGCGTTGCATAGGTGACGAGAAACGTGAATGGAATAATTACTGAGAAGCTGATGAACAGGTAAGACAAACCGATCAAATAGAATCGTGTGTCCCGGAAAATTTGGCTATAGGATCCATGAGCGGAACCCTCTACCCTTTGCGCATTTGCCGGATTGAAAGCAGCGGCTTCAGTCTCCGGGCGACTCTTTATCAGAAAGAAATTCATGGCTGCCACAACCAATGCGGTCACACCAAGACATAGCCAGACCGTTCTCCAATCATGATCTCTGATAATGACCGGGACCAGAATGCTCCAACAGCCGATACCTGCCGTGGTTCCAAGATCTACAAACGAAAGAGCAATACCTCTCCTCTTAGGGCTGACCCACCTCATCACGACCGCAACCACCGGTGCCCAGCATGCGGAATGGCCTATTCCTGTAATGGCGAAAAAGATGGATGCCTGAACGACCGAGGAAGATACTGACATAAGGCACGCACCTGCACCGAGAATTGCCACAAACACCGAAAGAATAATCTTTGCGTCAAACCTGTCTACAAGAATACCAACCACTGGCGAAAGCATTGTAGCTGCAATAAAATAGGAGGCAAAAATAACTCCAGCCTGTGCTTTCGATATGTTAAGTGCAGACAACATGTACGGCAGAATCAATCCGTAGCCAAATCTGATAGCAAACGCGGCGAAAAGTGTAAAAAAGCCGGCAGTAATTATAGCTACAACACGCTTTGACATTCTATCCAACCTGTAAGGGTGTTGATAACAACCAAATCAGCGGTCGCTGAAGAACATCCGCCGCATTGCCTTCTCGGGCCAGTCCTCAACCACTAGACTTTCCCATCGATAACAACATGCTCGACAGTGAAGAACGCCGAGGACGCTTCCAAGTCGAGGAATTTTGCTTCGTCCTCAATAAACATCACGCGCAATTTCTGACCTTCGGGTGAATTGATGGCCGCGAGGAAATCTTCTTCCGACTGCCACCATATCTCGCCAACCCCGTCATACGCCTCCACTGTCCCTCGAGATTTTCGAATATTTTCATTGAGCGGCGAATCGATGGTATGGCTCTGTACATAACGCACTGCCCTGTAGGTGTCTGCAAACTCCTTGAATAAGGGACCGTGATGATTGAGCCAATACTCTTGAAACTCGGCCCGTGACATCTTCGGGTGACGCTTTGCACACATGACAAATTTGATCATATGTTCAACTCCTTCTGGGTCCAACAAAAAGCTCACCGGGAGGCGGGCGCCTTGGCTGGCGATCCGCTGCATGGCATGGTTACGCAATGATCTCGGTTAGGCCCTCGACCACCTGGACCATTTCTTCCTGAGAAACCTTACCCAGGAGCCTTCCAATTCTCTCCGCGGAGAGGGTTCGAATTTGACTGATCTTAACCCATGACCGTTTTGGTAGATTTACTCCTCTCAACTCAAGAGTCAAAGGGAAACCC
Protein-coding regions in this window:
- a CDS encoding acetate--CoA ligase family protein, giving the protein MLDALFSPKSITVIGASDSPDKVGYAILHNIVKSGFPGDVYPVNPARGEILGIRCYKALESIDKKIDLAIIVIPARVVPDTLEECGRRGVGASIVISAGFRETGREGLQAERKIAEIATKYRMPILGPNCLGFISTLVPMNATFAAGMPPRGSIALMSQSGALCTSILDIALAEDVGFSHFVSLGNKADLNEIDFLEAWADMPEARVVLAYLEGITDGARFIEVAKRFTKQKPIIAIKAGVTSSGSRAVSSHTGALAGSERAYEAAFKQAGVIRASSIDELFDYAIAFARQPLPRNDSVVIVTNAGGPGIMATDAIERSGLRLASLTNETMEALRRALPPAASVLNPVDLLGDASTDRYRSALRLVLADPNAGALLVIVTPQFATKLDEIAEVVAQTAEDIEIPVFTCFMGEASVGNAVKTLTRHHVPNYMTPEGAIMALAGMVRQRQWREKIADPYEVLDLNTERVLEIFEKVRREGRVKIGDAEARAILEAYRIPLPKAKLCRSAEEAVSYAQEIGFPVVMKIASPDILHKTDIGGVRLNIQTATDVADSYDLLTFRAARYMPEAEIWGCLVQQQVVGGKEVIIGMTRDPQFGPLVMFGLGGIYVEALKDVSFRIAPFSRLDAQEMMREMKSFSLLQGVRGEAPSDIHAVADILLRVSQLVTDFPDILELDINPLIVFENGKGVMGIDMRLVLAGL
- a CDS encoding phosphotransacetylase family protein; translation: MAITVYVTSTERFSGKTAFCVGLLRWLKQAGHTVGYMKPISTSALGTGDQVIDEDARFIKAVLGLSEPLEIMSPILFTDKDEEVLLRTTDPSDFEERVRAAHAVVADGKDVVIMEGGSSLREGWIINLAPPRLAELLDAHVLVVVPYAVGLHAVDDLLAARSWLAGRLLGGAINSVPRHRMDFVKGAIEPFLNRHSLPVFAVVPKEKSLFSVTVSELAHELNGEILCCTKSIDELVENMVVGAMGVESALSHFRRVTKKAVVTGGDRPDIQMAALETSTSCLILTGGMPPNPLIIGRAEDRKVPIILTRHDTFQTVGIASSFLGKTRFHQEKKVPYFEKLLAGHMNFDAFLTALGIKTH
- a CDS encoding exodeoxyribonuclease III gives rise to the protein MKIATWNVNGIRARYAQLCEWIARDRPDVLCLQEIKALPGQVPATGSELDEYWCYWHGGKGYSGVALHVRKEICRTEPVYSHPAFDVENRIVTLRLSGITVASIYVPNGGKDFAAKMSFLESLEKWAADFCGKGLGLILCGDLNVTRADIDVHPKERKLKAIGQLPEERAQLERIISQGLVDVGRALDPLNDQLFTWWAPWRNLRQRNIGWRLDYVLASQSLFDSVVSCKVLTEVGTSDHAPVMATFRD
- a CDS encoding retropepsin-like aspartic protease yields the protein MQSCRNFTCYMFVVLSILGQVGFGLAAAKDTSGSENWRRIDETVIYRSNAPTKVIVVGNSVIVPVTFVYEGTQVDAQLLLDTGASGTVINTDIADRLHINLNAAKGMRGRVVGGDVIEGFQITVNRLMVGPHTKENARVFVIPHKGPAARYDGLLGMDVLRGLKYTVDFEKQLIVWE
- a CDS encoding MFS transporter yields the protein MSKRVVAIITAGFFTLFAAFAIRFGYGLILPYMLSALNISKAQAGVIFASYFIAATMLSPVVGILVDRFDAKIILSVFVAILGAGACLMSVSSSVVQASIFFAITGIGHSACWAPVVAVVMRWVSPKRRGIALSFVDLGTTAGIGCWSILVPVIIRDHDWRTVWLCLGVTALVVAAMNFFLIKSRPETEAAAFNPANAQRVEGSAHGSYSQIFRDTRFYLIGLSYLFISFSVIIPFTFLVTYATQRLMIPYASATGLLFVVAAAGATGKLILAHISDRTGRIRIMMLCGLLVASGSFGMAYARELSVLWIFSALFGIGYGTLWAVYAASARDLFPGRYSGSIIGIWTLFHGVGSVIAPVLSGWTIDASGNYYYAFALAASASVVSLLLLLPVRK
- a CDS encoding EthD domain-containing protein, with amino-acid sequence MIKFVMCAKRHPKMSRAEFQEYWLNHHGPLFKEFADTYRAVRYVQSHTIDSPLNENIRKSRGTVEAYDGVGEIWWQSEEDFLAAINSPEGQKLRVMFIEDEAKFLDLEASSAFFTVEHVVIDGKV
- a CDS encoding type II toxin-antitoxin system PemK/MazF family toxin, with the protein product PMARILRGEIRWADLNPTRGREQAGLRPVLILSHDIFNERSGTVIAVTITSQPQKAGFPLTLELRGVNLPKRSWVKISQIRTLSAERIGRLLGKVSQEEMVQVVEGLTEIIA